From the Armatimonadota bacterium genome, the window GACACCATTGGGCAACACCACCCGTTCCGGCTTGGGCAGGGTGTACTGCAAAGGCGGGTATTCGATGCCCGTCGGAGGTACAGCGAAAGCGGACGCCGTCCAGCGCAGGAGTAATACCATCGTTATTATTGTAACGAAATAGACGGCTCGGACAGAGCCTCCTGAGAGCGCAGTTTCACGGCTTTCCCTCATCTTCTCTCCTCCGAAGCAGGTTCCAGCACAGCGACCGTACAGTTATCCTTGTGCAGGTACTTCCGCGCTACGCGCATTACGTCCTGAGCGGTGACCCTGCGTACGCGCTCCACAAAGCGAAACAGCTCGCGCCAGTCGCCCAGCACCGCATCCGCCCATAGCAGCTGCGTTGCCATGCCCTCGTTGGAGCGCAGCTCGCGGATGAAATCCGCCTCAGCCCATGTGCGCATCCGGTTCAGTTCGGCTTCAGTAACCGGCTGGGCGCGCAGACGGTTTATCTCGCGCCAAATAGCCTGTTCCAGTTCCTGTACGGTGTGGGGATGGCGTGGCACGGCGTCTATGACGAACAGGTTCGGGTAGCGGTCACCCGGCGCCGAGTAAGCGGAGACGCTCAGCGCGATTTTCTGCTTCTCCACCAGTTCGCGGTACAGACGTGAAGTACGCCCGCGCGTCAGGATACCCTGAATCACCGCGAACACCACATCGTCATCATGAGGGGCGCTCGGTTTGTGGAAGCCCATCAGCATCTGCGGATTGGCAGGCATCTTCACGACCACGCGCCGAACGCCTCGCTGGGGAGGCTCTTCTGGAATGCGTCTTTCCGGCAGAGGTTGGGCGGGAATGGCAGCGAAGTACTTTTCCACCAGCGCGATGACACGCCCCGGTTCCACGTCTCCCACCACCGCCAGCCAGGTATTGTTTGGAGCGTAGAAGGCGCGGAAGAAGCGGTCAATATCCGCCGTGCGCAGGCGAGACACATCCGGCTCCCAGCCGATAACGGGATTGCGATAGGGATGCACCAGAAACGCGGTTGCCAGAAACGCCTCCCACAGTGCGCCTTCGGGGCTGTCGTTCACGCTCTGGCGACGCTCTTCCAGTACCACATCGCGCTCCTGATAGAACTGCCGCCAGACAGGATGGCTCATCTGGTCTGCCTGCATCAGCGCTGCCAGCTCTATACGATTCGCAGGCACACTGACGGTGTATACGGTCACATCGTTGGATGTCCATGCGTTGGTACCGGGGCTGCCTGCTCGTTCAAAGATGCGGTCGTATTCCTGCGGTATCAGCCATTGGCTCGCCTGTTGTAGCAGTTCTTGCTCGCGTTGCTGCAGTTCGGCGATGCGCTTTTTGTCCGCCTTATCGCCTCTGGCGCGTTCCGCTTCCAGTTCGTCGCGCAGGCGTTCTATCTCGTCCCAAATCGGTTTTTCCTTCTCATAATCGCGCG encodes:
- a CDS encoding peptidase M16; its protein translation is MRSVYTALTILYLFCGIAHAQTSFAERVVEHRLSNGLHVLILPRKQSPTCAFYILHRVGGVDEESGRTGVTHMLEHMLFKGTTTIGTRDYEKEKPIWDEIERLRDELEAERARGDKADKKRIAELQQREQELLQQASQWLIPQEYDRIFERAGSPGTNAWTSNDVTVYTVSVPANRIELAALMQADQMSHPVWRQFYQERDVVLEERRQSVNDSPEGALWEAFLATAFLVHPYRNPVIGWEPDVSRLRTADIDRFFRAFYAPNNTWLAVVGDVEPGRVIALVEKYFAAIPAQPLPERRIPEEPPQRGVRRVVVKMPANPQMLMGFHKPSAPHDDDVVFAVIQGILTRGRTSRLYRELVEKQKIALSVSAYSAPGDRYPNLFVIDAVPRHPHTVQELEQAIWREINRLRAQPVTEAELNRMRTWAEADFIRELRSNEGMATQLLWADAVLGDWRELFRFVERVRRVTAQDVMRVARKYLHKDNCTVAVLEPASEERR